AACCAAATTAATCcttctcaaaaaaaaattgaagcaatttaATCTCTACCTATTTAAAAAATGAGCAACTAAAGACAACTAATCAAGACAGTTAATGTTTTCAGTCAAATGTACataaatttaattgatataataaaaaCTAAGCTCTAAATACTTGCATATTTAGTCAATTTGAtcctaatctaaaaaaattatctgaaaaaattgtataaaatttttaaaaatataaaaattttaaaaagaatatataaaaaaatttagcttcaagaacatataagatatacaaaatgagtaaacttttagagctaaatttattattatagcaATCAAAACTATGtgaaatttgactaaaaacattaatCATGTGATTAGTTGTCCTTGTatgctcaattttgaaattgtcaAAGATTAAAttactatattttttaaagtaaccAATTTGCTCAATATCGAAATTGGAATGGATCAGAGAGATTTTTTTACCAATAATCTAAGATCTACTTAAACTTAGGcaacatttataaattttgtcaatttaacccttattctttttttagctaaatttaacCATTAACCTTTAAAGAAAGAGTCAAATCACTTCACTTTAATAGAAAAGTTgattaaacattaattttttaccATGTTGGTATGACAACCCATATGAAAGTCCACGCGTATTTCATGTTGACATGACACCATTTATCTCGTATGCCCAACAATTAAAAAGTCTAAATGtccaatacatatatataaagttcataaaagttcaaaaaaaataatataaagtacAAGTAGATTATCATGCAGgttgtcatgtttaaaaatttaaccttttagtatataaatctattaaaaaacagcaatttaactctttttaaaacGTTGGTTaaattttgactctttttaaaaggttgatggcttaatttagctaaaaataataataaatagccAATTTGACAAAAAGATATAAACATTGAATTCTAAATTTATCACTATACCTTAAATTTATTCACACAAGACTGAATTTCCTACGGCTGATATAATAAACCGACAGGGAAATCAAGTCCTTACTTGAACATTAGTTTTTGCTATCAAAGGGCCAGAAACATAGCCCCCGAACACAGAATCATTTTTGGATGCCAAAGTGATCAGAATTCCATAACCATTACTGCGACCAAGGTTTAAGGGCATGGAGACATGCCCTGTCAGGGATACTATTTCATATGATCCCTGCAAGGGAAATGAAGAAATTGTCAGCGCCAGCAGTCATCAGATAAGCGACACGGTGCTTTGAGGGAGAAAGCAAAACTGTGAGTATGAGAATTTAGAAGCCTCGCTATCTCCAACAAAGATTGTGTAAGCAAGTCTAGAAGATGATAAAGATTAAAACAGaactgaaaaaaataaataaagaagtgGAATCATATCTATCATTTCTCTCATAATCTGTAACATTAGTTCAAAAAAGGCCATGAAAATAATAGGAAGTAATTTGGTCtatgaaaaggaaaaggaaaaaaaaaaaaagaggaaacagttaaattaaaacattttcCTATGAAGAGTAAGAAAGACAAAGATGAAGTGCAAGAATAAAGGCCTACTTAAATACCACTGCCAACTAATGTGCAGTTACATTATGTTTGTTAGCGAGAAGCATTAGTATTAATACTGGTAGAAGCCATTGCATTGTATCATTTACCGGAGAAAATGACATATGACAAGTGGATCCTGAACTAGTTATCAGCAAAAAAATACACACAACTTAGCTCTTTCCAGACCAAGAAAGACAAGCAATTTCTCATGTCTCAAGTTTAATGCTATGCCACTGCAAGTCAACTGCATTGTTCTGGCTGACTAGTCTAAAGGAGTATTACAAGTGCATCATGATAAAAAGAAATCCTGGGTACTCGTTAAAAATAAGATAATCCAATGTGCTAGCCAATCACTTGTTATATCAAGAACACTTGCAAACATAAAGATACAACATTTTATCACAAAATGCTCTGCTAGAAGCATGGTCTAAGCACCATAAAATAAGGCAGGCCAACAGAACGCCTATAGTAAACAAACGGTAACTCGATTGACAAATATCACTTTCTATAATTTCTTCTCACACCCTTCCCgcatacattaattttttttttctttactccATTTGTCAGCTAGATATAATTGGCTTCAGTAGAAAgaagaaattttgaaatatttctaATATTGGTTTTAAATAGTGTTGCCTTCATCATGGCATATAAAAATGTAAGAAGCTGCAGTCGcaaaaaacaattcaaaatgTGCAAGGATTTTGAAGTGAATAGGCAACATTCTCAAAAGCAGTTAAATGCACAAAACTTGTAGTGAAACATAGCTCATTTTTAGGGcttgtttaaacaaaaaaattattacataaaTATCACAAAGAGACAGAAAACAAAATGCCAGATATGACTCACACAAGAAGATAGTtcaaataataccctattaaacCCTTAAAAATGCCTTAATGTGCTTAGTATTAGGGTTACCCTTAGCCAGGCTAGTGGCACCAAATAAACACACTTATGaacagtttaaaataaaatacctcactttaaaaaaaaaaaaaaactcaccaaTAATACTACTTTAATAACAGCATAAGTTTGAAATCAAGTGTTTCGAATCTAGGCTACATTCCTTACATTATTCTTTCTACCCCTCCCTATTACAATGTTAggttttcctttctctctccccATTCAATATGACTAGAGAGCATCTATGAATTCTTATATGCAGGTGTTTCCCtataagagagaaaaaatagCACTTTGTAATGCCTAACATACTACATGCCCTGTCATGAAATCAAGCAAAAGATGGAGTTAAAACAGTGTAGAAACATTACAAATGTTACAATATCTGAACCACAAAATCCAATCAAGACTAGTTGATGGTTTCTAATTAGCCCTCATCAATATTAAACTAGATGGGAAGGTGCCAGTGAGCTTAGTTCCTAAATTCTTTGGTGGCTTACCAAAGAACTGAAATTGAATCCTGCTTTATCAGCGATAGATAGGTTTCCTAAAATGTATAGCCCAACAATTGTACCAAACGAACATTACAACTGGCATGGGAACCCCAAATACACGTGCACTAACCATAGGGCTTTAGGCTTGATGGTCAATCACCCAGCCCAAAAGGAGTGGGCAGCTGCAAATTTAGACTCAATGCACCTTCCTTAGATGATGCATAGCAtcgaaaagagagaaaaattaaattaaataagagGAAGAAAAAAAGTAACAGAAATTTGTATTGAAATACCAGTCAAATTAAAAATAGAGagcaagggaaaaagaaaaggttgaaaAATTATAGGAAAATAGTTTTAAACATACAAAACTTTTGGTTATGGTGAAGCGAGTAAACAAGATGGGGGTAGAACAGCAAAACCAAGTTGGTGagcaactcttttttttttttgggggggggggagacTAACTAGTTAGCAAGAAAATTATTGAAATCCTGCAAGTAATCCAAACCGGCATCAATCTAATACTTTGCCTCAATAGACTAGCATAGACACAAATCACCATCCAATTATCTTAAGTTTAAAACAATAACATAATTGAAACTTATCGCCAAGGAAAGCCTATTGATTAATTCAATCAAACAATAAATACACAAACAAAAAATTTACTTGGCCGGAATTCATTCATTTACACCTCCACTTACCACTAACTAGTGATACACATAAAAGAAGACAACTACAGTATCgcataagaaaaatataaagcaCTTGATGAAAGACCTTGGCGAAAGAAATTAGTTGTTAATGTGCATAAACTCAAATGCATATATACAGTACTAGTACGAGAATCTACAgtgaaatggtatgatttgagATCTCACCTCATGTGTAGAAGCCGTACCACATTCAAGAATGCTAGCACGAGCAACACATCCGGCAGCAGAAGCAATGTAACAGTTACAAGAACAACTCTCAACAAATGaagttatttttgagattatgtCCTGCAAGCATAAAAAATTGTCATCATTTTCGTAAATAACCTTGATCTAATAGAAAATTACATACAAAATTACCATAAATcttaataagtaaaaaaatttcttaatatGATAGCGTTAAAAGTAAAGTAGCCTTATACATGACTTACCTCCCAAGAACAGACAATCAATGAACAAGGAACAAAATCTCCCCCAATTTTGTTCAGATCGAAACACTCTGCAAATATGATAATCCATGTGTGAAAATAACAATTAGACCATGTTAATCGTAACTTAAAAAGTCAAAATTAACAATATGTATGCCAGTAATTCTAACATCtgaatctttttattttcttagtatAGTCCaagaaatggattaaatttgtAGTGGTTCATGTTAATCCTTATCTAAATAAATATGCTTAGTCTAAGCCAGAATCTAATTTACCTTCATTTGAAAAGTATTCAGTGGGGCTGCGATGGAAAGATTCAGAGGTTGATAACTTTTCATTACAAAGAACAAGTTTCCTCGGGATTCCCTTTCTCTTCCTTTTCCTAGAAATCAACCTCTCTTGCTCCTTTTCCCTTTGGTCCTCATCCATGCCAAAAAGTGCAGCCAACATACTCTCCCTATCCTCCATAAAAATCTATGCTTCTGTAATACACAGATAAACTATATggttaagagaaaagaaaagaaagaacaaacAGAAGACAAAAAAGTTATCACATTTACCAATAAAGAAAACCAGAGAATATCTTAAACACCTGATTCTTTTAGGTTAAAATACTTGTGAATGTACTTATAGGTGGGCGTATCCAATAGCACCACTACAGTCAGACATACAGAAATGGCATATCTGGCAATGCTTGTTTCCGAAAAACCAGTAACATTCCAGATTGCATTTTTATTGAACATCTACTGATGTATAAGACAGTGAAATTAGAAATTTCTGTTTCTGATATGTCTcattatttaaaatacaaaagGACTTATTAAGCATATCTTACCTATAATGTCAAGATAAGCATGTAATCTATCTTGAATTTTTCAATTGGAAAATGtcttaatgtttttttttctgcatcaactttattcattttaaattcgaTAAACTGAAAATAATCATAGAAATAAAACTTGAACATGTTCACGGAAGACATAATAACTCAGCAACAGCAAATATATGGTAACATATTGAGATAAAAGGTTTAAAAGGGAGAATTCTTTACCAGCCCCATATCCGTTACGTTTTGGATTCAGGTGCTTTATAGTTAGCAAAAACAACTATTCGTCCAATCAGTGTCAAGAAAGGCATTACAAATCAATGTGCAAACTTTCCACCATTCATATTGCTCAACGTGGACAAGTTGAGTAATTACAGTGTCACCTAAATTAGGTAAAATGTTAGCAAATGAGTCAGTGCCAATCAGACATCTTAATGGTAAACAAAATCTGCAATTGCGACTTATATCTCTGCATACGTAGTGATAAATATTCTGATACCTTCCAATataggaagaaaaataaaatgattaaaaaatatattaagctACACAACAAGAAAAGAAATGGAAGGGCAAGATACAAAACTATTTAGTACTGTTTATGCAGATGGATGTTCTTTTCCTGCAAATTTTACCTTGGAATTAGGACTTCACTatcaattttctaaattttgatgTCAGGAGTCCTATTGGACATTGTTAAATAGAGTCAAGGGGCAGAGACAAAACTTCACAAAAGTAAACTGGCATAATTTAACATTACTAACCAAATCAACTCAACTAAGCTCAACCTAACATGAATCCTTTCCATTCACTCCATCCCGGATTCTCTAAAAGGTATTGAGAAATTCAGTCCTTCCTAGTTACATAATACCATGTACTATGCTCTTCTTCCCTTCAAAATGTATCAAATAATCCTCCATCCAAACCATCTTTTAACATTTTCACCCCAAATGTCCATATGTTAACTTCTTCATTTTTGCTTTGCTGCCCCCTCCCCCCCGACACCAACACCATCAGCATCACCACTACCATGTGTCCACATGTGCATGCATATAGAAGCACAAAAATGCATTTGAATAATGGcacaaaatgtttaaatttctttTCTAGTCTCTCACTATTTACTCCATAAAATGCTTCAATTTCACTACAAAAGGAGAAGCATTTTAGTTTGAGTTTCTGATATCCCAAATTCCACTGAACTGTCATTTTAATTGTATCCCCAATTGAAAATATCTTTAAATAGctagaaataatcaaaaaatgATGAGGTCGGAAGAACGGTTGATTAAATCCAAGTCCCAGCAGTGTTCATACCTTGAAGTAATCCACCAGGATAATTTTGTAGGACTATAGGAATAAAATTTCCCATTTCATGATAATTCAAATTAGAAGTTATGAATAGGAACTGCACTTAGTTCATTTTTCCCCTTGTCTATAGCTACACAATTATCACTACAATAAATAAGACAATTACACACATTGCGGTACAAATGTCACCATAATTACCTATTTGCCTATCGTAGTCATGAAGAAGTAATGAAGATACTATCAGAGAACACTCACATTCtgaattgaaaatattcaattagAGAACTTAGGGCTTAGTCTAAATGGTTCACCAACATCCTTTAGGAGATGGACTCAGTAAGTCAGAAGTTCGATCCCTGGCATTTACAAATTCCCCTTTCCTAGTTCCTCCTAGGCCTTGGCATCCTTTTGTGCCAAAAGAAAATATGTGGATTTTAACCAAACATAATCAGCATTTCTAACAAATGGGTAGAAGATAACTAAAATAACAATATACTATATGATTTTCTTTATAGAAATGCACATTCAATTGTGAAAATAGGTTTCTACCTGCTTTTGTAATTGACAGCAAGCTCACTATAATCAGAATCTATTGCCCTCCAATATACTTATATAACCATTCATATGTCCAAAATTTATGACTTTGGGTTCCATGACTGCGAATTATAGAGATAAAGGTTGTGCAGAAAAGTAATAGTAAAactacacacacacacacacacaaagcTTGCAAgcagctttttctttttctttttttttttaaacattcaaTGGAATTTACAAGTTCATAAGAAGTATTCTTCTTCAAATAATAGGTTTGAAGAAAAGTAAATTAATAGTGCCCAatttttaactattatttttcttttaagtaACTTTTGCCACAAAGTTGGTAGGCATTTAAAAGCAATTCAGCAGCATCTTTCTTCGTTATATTAGCACAAATGATCGAAAttcaaagagaaaagaaaacctaagattaaaaaaaaaaaacgtaATTCCTGACTAACAGTTTCAATGAGAATTCAAGCTggcattttaaaagaaaaactaatatATTTATTTCGAAGTGAATTACCGTAAAAATGCAGAGAAAAATGGGAGATTCAGACTGGAATCCTTCATTTTAACTGAGCAGAAAAgatttttgtttttcttgctctttttgcccCAGTTGTACCAGGAATATATTTACGCTTAAATAAACTACTCTTATGCACGCCATTAATAAAAAACTAAGGCTAAACACTTTTATTAAGTATTGATTACCATTAAGGATATTACGTTAAACACGAGTCACAagttaattcattattttaaatgaaaattttaagttaaattatacaattgatttttatttttttattttgagtaatttaaattttttttatgttcttttaacctaaattatcttaaattttttaatattacaaCATGTTAAtgtaagtgattaaaatataatataaaaaaaaaacaaaattcatcattttaataatttatccaaTAACTAATTATGCCACACAAAAGTTCAAAATGAACCTTAGCCAAGAATTTGACACAAAAAAAAACTCTCCAAacttttttgaaattgaataagtttaaatgatttaaagaaaatatttttttaagtatatatattaaaatataaaataagtcaacCAATTTTACATCTCCTGACAATTATTTAATTCGATatagataatattaatttaaatgggtaaattaccaataaaagtccctttttttttaaatttaccgaaatgggccaggtcagaaattatttaccggaatgggctaGTTTTtacaaaacgcgtccacgtcagcgcgttgtcaggggaaaaagcaggaaaacgcttcctcaaggaagcgctttgcctacgtggacagaaaacgcttccttgagggcgcgctttctgtccacgtaggcaaaatgcttccttgaggaagcgttttccccGATGGCTACTTTTTTGACCGTTGATAACCCCCCAACGGtccaaaaaaaactataaaaccccccacccttttcatttttttcacacttaaatcctttcaatcttcaatctttcaatattctctcaatttctctcaaatctctcaaatttctcttaaattccTCTCAAAACTTTcgttaattttttcaaaaaagctctaattttattttttctaaatttattttttaaaataaaaaaaatttgatcgtgttagtaatggccggagaattaattCGCTTCGATGATAAACACATATCCGTCGAACAAATacaaatggtaagtgttaaatttaatatttaaatattatttaagatttctgtcatttatgcaaatttaaataatttttattttattatttcttataaaagtctgtagatcggatattgcaatgctatattcGTAACATGACTGGTCttccatcaccgttgatagagGATTACCTaagggaagcgggtttttggcacgtggcgatgaTAGGCcaggggtgcaagttggacccgaaacttatTAGTGCGTTGATAgaaaggtggagacccgagacgcacgcatttcatcttccatgtggagaatgcactatcactttggaataTGTGCATTTGCAAttaggattgccggtggacggggaCGCAGTCACTGGGTCCATTCATTCTGCTGATTGGGGAAcggtatgctacgagcttttgggtgctattCCGGATAATATTAACtgaggtcggatcgagatgggctggttacgagacacatttctGGAGCTGGATAATGATtctaccaaactagaaaaaattcGATATGCTCAagcatacattcttcagataattggaggttatctgatgccggacttgtcacgaaaccttgtacatctgagatggctgctgaaacttgttgattttagagcagctggtgaatttagttgggggtttgccgtgttggcaacactgtaccgggagatgtgcggggctaCGCGACCGAATAAAGCGAAAATcagaggttgcctatcactactgcaatcatgggcacagtttcgctttccatttttacgtcctcgagtggaccacccatatgcattcccactcataacgaggtaaattttatattagattttacaattattacgtagatttaaaatataatcgtatgctaaaaatttatttaattaggtgaaaCCATTCGGCAAGTTATGTTCGATTACCTACctgtcttgaagatatacggcttctattagagcaacggtcggaagcacaagtaagtattaaaaatatatatatacatacataataaaatagtggattcgtatttagtattttttattttttatttaattaatatttccatcatttttatatagtttcaatTCCACATGCTTCCTGTCGCGCAATTGTGGCTAGTATTCTGGTGCCCCGATCTGATATGACACAGATATTAGGTTGGGGGCAAACATGCCTCCTTagcctagaaagaaagaaatctcagtcatcagctgactcccctggtgttattgcaaacgcaattggaaggattctcccaCTGCCATCATGTGCCACAGctagcaatagccgatgggtatatctaccgtaCATAAATGTATCgccaatttgtaccaatggcttacaATATGCAAATGCGTCTCGGTattgcttaaagctccagaaAAGACGCTTAAATACTTGGCATCCACGgagcaatcggtcgttgtagtatGCAGGTTCTGTTTGAAGGTCTGTTATGtaacctgggacgtatctctctagcacttgacaccactaccatatttcattatatgaagcgtctcacccactatgcatcttctccaaagccttctgtttagctatccaagccttgcggtaagagggagtgtaccccatttggttacgaatattggcaattaagactggCACTGAAGTCCTAGGATCTACCTTCACCGTGGGTAGTATTAAGTTatctaacatagctgaatccatcttgggatgatcttgtgaaatacctgtcaacgaagtacgttaaataatttaacattacataataacagtattattcaaaaaccttAAATACTGTActtgcagcacatgtatgtggacctttatacttttttatctcccataACCTTGTCCTTTTCCTCAACGAggcgtaaattt
The sequence above is drawn from the Gossypium hirsutum isolate 1008001.06 chromosome A05, Gossypium_hirsutum_v2.1, whole genome shotgun sequence genome and encodes:
- the LOC107959514 gene encoding AT-hook motif nuclear-localized protein 14, translated to MEDRESMLAALFGMDEDQREKEQERLISRKRKRKGIPRKLVLCNEKLSTSESFHRSPTEYFSNEECFDLNKIGGDFVPCSLIVCSWEDIISKITSFVESCSCNCYIASAAGCVARASILECGTASTHEGSYEIVSLTGHVSMPLNLGRSNGYGILITLASKNDSVFGGYVSGPLIAKTNVQIVLWRFTSPSAREASTSGAESPAAKMEVS